From the Primulina tabacum isolate GXHZ01 chromosome 3, ASM2559414v2, whole genome shotgun sequence genome, one window contains:
- the LOC142539297 gene encoding transcriptional corepressor LEUNIG_HOMOLOG-like, whose translation MAQSNWEADKMLDVYIHDYLLKRKLLNSAKAFMTEGKVATDPVAIDAPGGFLFEWWSVFWDIFIARTNEKHSEAAAAYIETQQIKSREQQQQLQMHQMQLMQQRNAQAQLQRRDPNHPPLGGPMNSIDGMMGQPSASVLAMKMYEEQMKHPHSMDSETSPGLIDSNRMALLKSASNQQGQAVQGNSGSMSAALQQIQGRPQLAPDIKTEVNLSATQKSLPMDPSSIYGQAILQSKSGLGGAGLNQGVTGLPLKGWPLTGIDQLRPSMGLQVQKPNLQAQNQFLLASQQQQALAQAQAQAQAQGNLGNSANYGFGGLPRGNFSVKDGQTPRNDGSICSPVQSNSPKMKMAQLQQSSSQQQDQQQQQQQLQQNNRKRKQHSSSGRANSTGTGNTVGPSPSSPQSTHTPGDGIATASSLQHVNSVSKSMMMYGAEGTGGIASSTNQLDDLENFGDIGSLEDNVEPFLSNDGGDGNLYSSLKQTLNVHKTETSKGFTFGEVSCFRTRNKVTCCHFSSDGKLLASAGHDKKAVLWNMDTLHTESTPEEHQHLITDVRFRPNSTQLATASFDMSVRLWDAANPSYCLNAYTGHTSHVMSLDFHPKKNDLFCFCDSNNEIRYWNISPFSCTRISKQGGSAQVRFQPVSGHLLAAASDKVVSIFDVENDRQTHSFQGHSGVVNYLCWDLSGDLLASVSEDSIKVWSLASGEFIHELNSNGNQFHSCVFHPSYTALLVIGGLRSLELWNMAENKSMTVPAHENIIAALAQSPQTGMVASASHDSSVKLWK comes from the exons ATGGCACAGAGTAATTGGGAAGCTGATAAGat GCTTGATGTCTATATTCATGACTATttgttgaaaagaaaattgcTCAATTCTGCCAAAGCGTTCATGACAGAGGGAAAAGTTGCTACAGATCCTGTAG CCATTGATGCCCCAGGAGGATTTCTTTTCGAGTGGTGGTCTGTCTTTTGGGACATATTCATTGCAAGAACAAACGAGAAGCACTCAGAGGCAGCGGCTGCCTACATTGAG ACTCAGCAAATCAAATCAAGGGAGCAGCAACAACAGTTGCAAATGCATCAAATGCAGCTCATGCAGCAGCGCAACGCCCAAGCCCAATTACAGCGAAGGGATCCTAATCATCCCCCCCTCGGCGGTCCAATGAACTCAATTGACGGGATGATGGGACAGCCATCTGCCAGTGTATTGGCTATGAAAATGTATGAAGAACAGATGAAACATCCCCATTCTATGGATTCGGAGACATCACCCGGACTCATTGATTCAAATAGGATGGCACTTCTGAAGTCAGCTTCAAATCAACAAGG ACAAGCGGTGCAAGGCAATTCGGGGAGCATGTCTGCAGCTTTGCAGCAAATCCAAGGACGTCCTCAACTGGCCCCT GACATTAAAACGGAAGTTAACTTGAGTGCAACTCAGAAGTCTTTGCCCATGGATCCATCATCTATATATGGTCAAGCGATTCTGCAGTCAAAATCTGGACTTGGTGGTGCAG GTTTGAATCAAGGTGTCACTGGTCTACCATTGAAGGGCTGGCCGCTGACT GGAATTGATCAATTGAGGCCAAGTATGGGTTTACAAGTACAAAAACCAAATCTACAGGCTCAGAATCAGTTTCTTTTGGCATCACAACAGCAGCAGGCTCTAGCACAAGCACAAGCACAGGCACAGGCACAAGGCAACCTTGGAAATTCTGCTAATTATGGGTTTGGAGGATTACCGAGGGGTAATTTTAGTGTGAAAGATGGCCAAACTCCCAGAAATGATGGATCTATTTGCTCTCCAGTGCAATCAAATTCACCAAAG ATGAAAATGGCCCAATTGCAGCAGTCTTCCTCACAACAACAGgatcagcagcagcagcagcaacaattGCAACAG AATAACAGGAAAAGAAAACAACACTCTTCATCAGGACGCGCCAACAGTACTGGTACTGGAAATACGGTAGGACCCTCTCCGAGCTCACCGCAATCAACACACACACCCGGTGATGGTATTGCTACTGCAAGTAGCCTTCAGCATGTCAACAGCGTGTCCAAGAGCATGATGATGTATGGTGCTGAGGGTACTGGTGGAATTGCATCATCTACAAATCAACTT GATGACTTGGAGAATTTTGGAGACATTGGTTCCCTTGAAGATAATGTTGAACCGTTTTTGTCAAATGATGGAGGAGATGGAAATTTATATAGCTCTTTGAAACAAACCCTGAATGTGCATAAAACAGAGACCTCAAAAG GTTTTACATTTGGGGAAGTTAGCTGTTTTCGGACAAGGAATAAGGTGACCTGTTGCCATTTCTCCTCTGATGGGAAGTTGTTAGCCAGCGCTGGACATGACAAAAAG GCTGTTCTTTGGAACATGGATACTCTGCATACAGAGAGCACGCCAGAAGAACATCAGCACTTAATTACAGACGTCCGCTTCAGGCCAAATTCTACTCAACTTGCAACAGCTTCATTTGATATGTCTGTGAGATTGTGGGATGCAGCTAAT CCAAGCTACTGTCTGAATGCTTATACTGGGCATACTTCCCATGTCATGTCCCTGGATTTCCATCCTAAGAAGAATGATCTTTTTTGTTTCTGTGATAGTAACAATGAAATTCGCTATTGGAATATTAGTCCATTTTCATGCACTCGTATTTCAAAG CAAGGAGGCAGCGCACAAGTTCGATTTCAACCAGTAAGCGGACATCTATTAGCCGCGGCATCGGATAAGGTGGTTTCCATATTTGATGTTGAAAATGACAGACAAACACATTCTTTCCAG GGGCATTCTGGTGTGGTGAACTACTTGTGCTGGGACCTTAGTGGTGATCTGCTGGCTTCTGTTAGTGAGGACAGCATTAAAGTTTGGTCACTAGCCTCTGGAGAGTTCATTCATGAGCTCAATTCCAATGGGAATCAGTTCCATTCATGTGTTTTTCACCCAAGCTATACAGCCCTCTTGGTCATTGGCGGACTGCGA TCTCTGGAGTTGTGGAACATGGCCGAGAACAAAAGCATGACAGTTCCTGCCCACGAAAACATAATTGCTGCATTGGCACAGTCACCTCAGACTGGAATGGTCGCCTCCGCAAGTCACGACAGTTCTGTTAAATTATGGAAATAA
- the LOC142539298 gene encoding thiamine-repressible mitochondrial transport protein THI74 has translation MKSQAWKWVLGLVYIFAVATIWIAASFVVQSVVDGGVSPFLVTYICNSLFVVYIPLVEIGRYLEDKYGSLWFWRNRKDGDLQESRVSEQVILLEDNEACSPTDGLIPVVVAQQETVIHQDGIVEKTCRIGLDAKGRWTRGRVAKVSLLICPFWFLAQLTFNLSLKYTTVTSNTILSSASSLFTFLVALAFLGEKFTWVKLISVLLCMGGTIIVSLGDSGTGLSAVASSPLLGDVLSLVSSAFYAVYITLIRLKLPDEDDERGHASMAQFLGFLGLFNLVLFFPVTLILEFAKVESFSMMTWKQFGLIIGKGLLDNVLSDYLWAKAVLLTTTTVATAGLTIQVPLAAVVDSLTGNAPRLLDYIGAVAVMIGFTGINFPLAAFCGTKEETEKNVHQTNQDGV, from the exons ATGAAAAGTCAAGCCTGGAAATGGGTTCTGGGATTGGTATATATATTTGCAGTTGCAACAATATGGATTGCTGCTAGTTTTGTGGTACAATCTGTGGTAGATGGTGGAGTTTCACCGTTTCTAGTCACATATATTTGCAACTCATTGTTCGTGGTTTATATACCTCTAGTTGAAATCGGTCGTTATCTGGAGGATAAATATGGAAGCTTGTGGTTTTGGAGAAATAGAAAGGATGGTGATTTGCAAGAATCAAGAGTTTCTGAGCAGGTGATTCTTTTAGAAGATAATGAGGCCTGTTCTCCGACCGATGGTTTGATTCCAGTTGTAGTGGCACAACAAGAAACTGTAATTCATCAAGATGGCATTGTTGAAAAGACTTGCAGAATAGGATTGGATGCAAAAGGGCGATGGACTCGTGGAAGAGTCGCGAAAGTAAGCCTCTTGATATGCCCATTCTGGTTTCTGGCACAACTCACGTTCAATCTCTCACTCAAGTACACTACAGTCACG TCCAATACCATCCTAAGCAGTGCATCCAGTCTTTTCACTTTTTTGGTTGCTCTTGCGTTCTTGGGTGAGAAGTTCACTTGGGTAAAGCTGATTAGCGTTCTTCTTTGCATGGGAGGAACAATAATTGTAAGTTTGGGAGACTCAGGGACAGGATTGAGTGCTGTCGCCTCAAGTCCCCTTCTTGGAGATGTTCTCTCTCTTGTATCTTCTGCATTTTATGCTGTCTATATTACCCTTATTCGCCTGAAGCTACCCGACGAAGATGATGAAAGAGGTCATGCTAGTATGGCACAGTTTCTTGGATTCTTGGGGTTGTTTAACCTAGTGTTGTTTTTCCCTGTTACTCTGATTCTAGAATTTGCCAAGGTTGAGTCTTTTAGCATGATGACATGGAAGCAATTTGGTTTAATTATTGGTAAAG GTCTACTAGACAACGTTTTGAGCGACTATTTATGGGCCAAGGCCGTACTCCTTACGACAACCACTGTTGCCACGGCAGGTCTGACAATTCAGGTCCCTTTAGCAGCTGTAGTGGATTCACTAACCGGTAATGCACCTCGTCTCCTGGATTATATCGGAGCTGTTGCTGTAATGATTGGTTTCACAGGAATTAACTTCCCTTTGGCCGCGTTTTGTGGAACTAAAGAGGAAACTGAAAAAAATGTTCATCAAACGAATCAAGACGGGGTTTGA
- the LOC142539296 gene encoding cyclin-dependent kinase inhibitor 3-like — protein sequence MGKYMKKSKVSGDVAVKDASQSSLGVRTRAKTLALQRVHSSAESLPPKPEQCYLELRSRRLEKATLVRQNMQKIPSPKDCLNCPEKEEFGSGSVPKGEEGVRRAFETGDLEIEASFGENTLVSEARGRSTRESTPCSLIRDADTSITPGSSTKSATLTLTNQRVRNTRLGSMPTDDELEEFFTQMEEAQHRHFIKKYNFDIVNDLPLPGRYMWEKLSPQ from the exons ATGGGAAAGTATATGAAGAAGTCGAAAGTAAGTGGCGACGTTGCGGTGAAGGATGCTTCGCAGTCCTCCCTGGGTGTTCGTACTCGCGCCAAAACCCTAGCCTTACAGCGCGTCCATTCATCGGCTGAATCGTTGCCCCCGAAGCCGGAACAGTGTTACCTCGAGCTGCGGTCGCGGCGGCTTGAGAAGGCCACTCTTGTCAGGCAGAACATGCAAAAGATTCCTTCTCCGAAAGATTGTCTAAATTGCCCGGAAAAAGAGGAGTTTGGAAGTGGAAGTGTGCCCAAGGGAGAAGAAGGTGTACGCAGAGCGTTTGAAACGGGGGATTTGGAAATCGAGGCTTCTTTCGGGGAAAATACTTTGGTGTCCGAAGCTAGGGGAag GAGCACCAGGGAGAGCACGCCTTGTAGTTTGATCAGGGATGCCGACACTAGCATCACACCGGGCTCCAGCACAAAGTCTGCAACTCTTACTCTTACCAATCAAAGGGTCCGAAATACTCGTCTCGGAAGCATGCCTACAGACGACGAACTTGAGGAATTTTTCACCCAAATGGAGGAGGCTCAGCATCGACACTTTATCAAGAA GTATAACTTCGATATTGTGAATGAC